One Prunus dulcis chromosome 7, ALMONDv2, whole genome shotgun sequence DNA segment encodes these proteins:
- the LOC117635908 gene encoding delta(14)-sterol reductase has protein sequence MDLGHVLHLLIPSWNSVAILALFFAYLSIAGSILPGKVVPGATLPDGSRLYYRCNGLLSLLLLVGLLGFGAKMDFVSLTAISDRGFELLSTTFLFSVLVTLVLYAAGCKSSNRGSSLKPHATGNLLHDWWFGIQLNPQFMGIDLKFFFVRAGMMGWLFINLSVLARSIQDGTLSQSMILFQLFCALYILDYFFHEEYMTSTWDIIAERLGFMLVFGDLVWIPFTFSIQGWWLLSNKVELGTAAVVANCLTFLIGYMVFRGANKQKHVFKKNPKTPIWGRPARVIGGKLLASGYWGIARHCNYLGDLLLALSFSLPCGISSPVPYFYPIYLLILLVWRERRDEARCAEKYKEIWAEYRKLVPWRILPYVY, from the exons ATGGATCTGGGTCATGTTCTCCACCTCCTAATTCCCTCATGGAACTCT GTTGCTATACTCGCATTGTTCTTTGCTTACTTGTCCATTGCCGGATCTATATTGCCCGGCAAAGTTGTTCCCGGAGCCACCTTACCAGATGGCTCTCGTCTTTATTATCGCTGCAatg GTCTGCTATCGCTTCTGTTGCTGGTTGGGCTTCTTGGGTTTGGTGCTAAGATGGATTTCGTATCACTTACT GCAATATCAGACAGAGGATTTGAGCTGTTATCAACAACTTTTCTGTTTAGTGTTCTG GTCACACTGGTACTTTACGCTGCTGGCTGCAAGTCGAGCAACCGAGGTTCTTCCCTAAAGCCTCATGCAACAGGGAACCTTCTACATGACTG GTGGTTTGGAATACAGCTTAATCCGCAGTTTATGGGCATCGACCTCAA atttttctttgttagagCTGGAATGATGGGCTGGCTTTTTATCAACCTTTCGGTTCTTGCGAGAAGTATCCAAGATGGCACCTTGAGTCAATCCATGATCCTCTTCCAGTTGTTCTGTGCG tTATACATCCTGGACTACTTTTTTCATGAGGAGTACATGACCTCCAC ATGGGACATAATTGCAGAGAGACTGGGTTTCATGCTTGTATTTGGAGATCTAGTGTGGATTCCTTTCACTTTTAGCATCCAG GGATGGTGGCTTCTGAGTAACAAGGTGGAGTTAGGAACAGCTGCTGTTGTAGCAAATTGTTTGACTTTTCTGATCGG GTACATGGTATTCAGAGGAGCCAACAAGCAAAAGCATGTCTTTAAGAAGAATCCTAAAACACCTATATGGGGTAGGCCTGCAAGGGTCATTGGGGGAAAGTTGCTTGCTTCTGGTTATTG GGGAATTGCAAGGCACTGTAATTACCTTGGGGACTTGTTACTTGCACTGTCTTTCAGCTTGCCGTGTGGGATAAG TTCCCCAGTTCCATACTTCTATCCAATTTATCTTCTCATTCTGCTCGTatggagagaaagaagagatgAAGCTCGTTGTGCAGAGAAGTACAAGGAAATCTGGGCAGAATACCGCAAACTTGTCCCATGGAGAATATTGCCTTATGTTTATTAA
- the LOC117633880 gene encoding tocopherol O-methyltransferase, chloroplastic isoform X1: protein MACLSYQTCALMSSSSSSTPKTQSRTCHLRVRANTVVAGASSKKTSGLRRLNAVAETAAMEVAELKKGIAELYDESSGLWEDIWGDHMHHGFYDPNADVSVSAPDHRAAQIRMIDEVLRFAGISEEAPIRGPKNVVDVGCGIGGSSRYLAGRYGVNCKGITLSPVQAERANALADAQGLANKASFQVADALDQPFPDGQFDLVWSMESGEHMPDKAKFVNELVRVAAPGATIILVTWCHRDLGASEKALKPEEKRLLDKICNAFYLPAWCSTADYVQLLQSLSLQDIKAEDWSPYVAPFWPAVIRSALTWKGFTSLLRSGTKTIKGALAMPLMIQGFKKDLIKYSVITCRKPE, encoded by the exons ATGGCATGCTTATCGTACCAGACGTGTGCGTTGATGTCATCGTCGTCATCATCAACACCAAAGACACAGTCTCGCACGTGCCATCTTCGTGTTCGTGCGAATACAGTAGTAGCTGGAGCGAGCTCCAAGAAGACGAGTGGGTTGAGGAGATTGAACGCGGTTGCTGAGACGGCGGCAATGGAGGTCGCGGAGCTGAAGAAGGGGATAGCTGAGCTTTACGACGAGTCGTCTGGCTTATGGGAGGACATCTGGGGCGACCACATGCATCACGGCTTCTACGACCCAAACGCCGACGTTTCGGTCTCCGCTCCAGATCACCGCGCTGCCCAGATTCGCATGATCGACGAAGTCCTCCGATTCGCCGGCATTtctg AGGAAGCCCCAATCAGAGGGCCTAAGAATGTGGTTGATGTTGGGTGTGGGATCGGGGGCAGCTCCAGATACCTGGCAGGTAGATATGGGGTCAATTGCAAAGGCATCACCCTCAGCCCTGTTCAAGCTGAGAGGGCCAATGCTCTTGCTGATGCTCAAGGGTTGGCCAACAAG GCTTCCTTTCAAGTTGCAGATGCTCTGGATCAACCATTTCCTGATGGGCAATTTGATCTGGTCTGGTCCATGGAGAGTGGGGAACACATGCCTGACAAAGCCAAG TTTGTGAATGAGTTGGTTCGAGTTGCTGCCCCAGGAGCAACAATAATATTAGTGACATGGTGCCATAGGGATCTTGGTGCTTCTGAAAAAGCCTTGAAGCCAGAGGAGAAAAGGCTCCTGGACAAGATATGCAATGCTTTCTATCTTCCTGCCTGGTGTTCTACTGCTGATTATGTCCAATTACTTCAGTCTCTATCCCTCCAG GACATCAAGGCAGAAGATTGGTCTCCGTATGTTGCCCCATTTTGGCCAGCTGTTATACGCTCGGCATTGACATGGAAGGGTTTCACATCGCTCTTGCGCTCCG gaacaaaaacaataaaggGTGCATTGGCAATGCCATTGATGATCCAAGGTTTCAAGAAGGATCTTATCAAGTATTCCGTGATTACATGTCGAAAGCCTGAATAA
- the LOC117633880 gene encoding tocopherol O-methyltransferase, chloroplastic isoform X2, which produces MSSSSSSTPKTQSRTCHLRVRANTVVAGASSKKTSGLRRLNAVAETAAMEVAELKKGIAELYDESSGLWEDIWGDHMHHGFYDPNADVSVSAPDHRAAQIRMIDEVLRFAGISEEAPIRGPKNVVDVGCGIGGSSRYLAGRYGVNCKGITLSPVQAERANALADAQGLANKASFQVADALDQPFPDGQFDLVWSMESGEHMPDKAKFVNELVRVAAPGATIILVTWCHRDLGASEKALKPEEKRLLDKICNAFYLPAWCSTADYVQLLQSLSLQDIKAEDWSPYVAPFWPAVIRSALTWKGFTSLLRSGTKTIKGALAMPLMIQGFKKDLIKYSVITCRKPE; this is translated from the exons ATGTCATCGTCGTCATCATCAACACCAAAGACACAGTCTCGCACGTGCCATCTTCGTGTTCGTGCGAATACAGTAGTAGCTGGAGCGAGCTCCAAGAAGACGAGTGGGTTGAGGAGATTGAACGCGGTTGCTGAGACGGCGGCAATGGAGGTCGCGGAGCTGAAGAAGGGGATAGCTGAGCTTTACGACGAGTCGTCTGGCTTATGGGAGGACATCTGGGGCGACCACATGCATCACGGCTTCTACGACCCAAACGCCGACGTTTCGGTCTCCGCTCCAGATCACCGCGCTGCCCAGATTCGCATGATCGACGAAGTCCTCCGATTCGCCGGCATTtctg AGGAAGCCCCAATCAGAGGGCCTAAGAATGTGGTTGATGTTGGGTGTGGGATCGGGGGCAGCTCCAGATACCTGGCAGGTAGATATGGGGTCAATTGCAAAGGCATCACCCTCAGCCCTGTTCAAGCTGAGAGGGCCAATGCTCTTGCTGATGCTCAAGGGTTGGCCAACAAG GCTTCCTTTCAAGTTGCAGATGCTCTGGATCAACCATTTCCTGATGGGCAATTTGATCTGGTCTGGTCCATGGAGAGTGGGGAACACATGCCTGACAAAGCCAAG TTTGTGAATGAGTTGGTTCGAGTTGCTGCCCCAGGAGCAACAATAATATTAGTGACATGGTGCCATAGGGATCTTGGTGCTTCTGAAAAAGCCTTGAAGCCAGAGGAGAAAAGGCTCCTGGACAAGATATGCAATGCTTTCTATCTTCCTGCCTGGTGTTCTACTGCTGATTATGTCCAATTACTTCAGTCTCTATCCCTCCAG GACATCAAGGCAGAAGATTGGTCTCCGTATGTTGCCCCATTTTGGCCAGCTGTTATACGCTCGGCATTGACATGGAAGGGTTTCACATCGCTCTTGCGCTCCG gaacaaaaacaataaaggGTGCATTGGCAATGCCATTGATGATCCAAGGTTTCAAGAAGGATCTTATCAAGTATTCCGTGATTACATGTCGAAAGCCTGAATAA
- the LOC117633881 gene encoding protein CDI: MSLSDGKIHPVSSNGDIKDKPFKIFVGYDPREDLAYEVCRHSILKRSSIPVEITPIKQSDLRKDGLYWRERGKFESTEFSFSRFLTPHLANYEGWAMFVDCDFLYLADIKELRDLIDEKYAIMCVQHDYTPKETTKMDGAVQTVYPRKNWSSMVLYNCGHPKNKVLTPEVVNTETGAFLHRFSWLEDGEIGSIPFVWNFLEGHNKVVENDPQTRPKAVHYTRGGPWFEAWKNCEFADLWLNEMEECTQETKKKTEN; the protein is encoded by the coding sequence ATGAGTTTGAGTGATGGGAAGATTCATCCAGTGAGTTCTAATGGAGACATTAAGGACAAGCCCTTCAAGATCTTTGTGGGTTATGATCCACGTGAAGATCTCGCATATGAAGTCTGTCGCCACTCCATTTTGAAACGATCTTCAATCCCTGTTGAGATCACACCAATCAAACAATCAGATCTGCGGAAGGATGGCCTCTATTGGCGTGAAAGAGGGAAGTTTGAAAGCACCGAGTTCTCTTTTTCTCGGTTCTTGACTCCACATTTGGCCAATTATGAAGGTTGGGCAATGTTTGTGGATTGTGATTTTCTTTACCTTGCTGACATTAAGGAGTTGAGAGACTTGATTGATGAAAAGTATGCTATAATGTGTGTTCAACATGATTATACTCCAAAGGAGACAACGAAAATGGATGGAGCAGTGCAAACTGTGTATCCAAGGAAGAACTGGTCTTCCATGGTGTTGTATAATTGTGGGCATCCCAAGAACAAGGTCTTGACACCTGAGGTTGTGAACACAGAAACAGGTGCTTTTCTTCATAGGTTTTCATGGCTTGAGGATGGTGAAATTGGGTCCATCCCATTCGTTTGGAATTTTCTTGAGGGACATAACAAGGTTGTCGAAAATGATCCCCAAACACGCCCCAAGGCTGTACACTATACTCGTGGAGGACCATGGTTTGAGGCTTGGAAGAATTGTGAGTTTGCAGACCTGTGGTTGAATGAGATGGAGGAGTGCACGCaggaaacaaagaagaaaactgaaaattag
- the LOC117635907 gene encoding histone deacetylase HDT1 isoform X2, producing the protein MEFWGVEVKSGQSVSVEPKNKVVHLSQVCLDDVKKAKGSNPISLFVKTGNHKLVLGILSAEKFPQLPLDFFFGEKFELSHNWKNGSVHFTGYKSLSKGDNSDSEEDVALTVVDNGKPVISGKPKVSTEDAKKAIKSEQKEASSDDDESDDEEVGADQTKVKFGEGSSEDEDESGDDDDDDADSEDETDDSEEEDEETPKKADVSKKRPAESTKRLANNKKAKFVTPEKTDSKKGSVHIATPHPAKQAGKKPATSDQSKQQAPKSGGTFNCQSCNRSFNSDGALQSHTKAKHSAAK; encoded by the exons ATGGAGTTTTGGG GTGTTGAGGTAAAAAGTGGGCAGTCTGTTTCTGTTGAACCTAAAAATAAGGTCGTGCATCTTTCACAG GTTTGTCTGGATGATGTCAAGAAAGCAAAGGGAAGCAATCCTATTTCACTCTTTGTGAAAACTGGCAATCATAAGCTTGTTCTTGGAATTCTTTCTGCTGAGAAATTCCCCCAGTTgcctttggattttttttttggagagaaATTTGAGCTATCCCATAACTGGAAAAATGGGAGCGTCCACTTCACTGGATATAAGTCTCTGTCGAA AGGTGATAATTCTG ATTCTGAAGAGGATGTAGCACTTACTGTGGTTGATAATG GAAAACCTGTCATATCAGGCAAACCAAAGGTGAGTACTGAGGATGCTAAGAAAGCTATTAAATCTGAGCAAAAGGAAGCTAgtagtgatgatgatgaatctgatgatgaagaagttGGTGCTGATCAG ACCAAGGTCAAGTTTGGGGAAGGTAGCAGTGAAGATGAGGATGAAAGTGGTGATGACGATGATGACGATGCTGATAGTGAAGATGAAACTGATGAcagtgaggaagaagatgaagagacTCCGAAAAAG GCTGATGTGAGCAAGAAGCGACCTGCCGAGTCTACTAAAAGACTTGCTAATAACAAGAAGGCAAAGTTTGTTACCCCTGAAAAGACTG ATAGCAAGAAAGGCAGCGTCCACATAGCAACTCCTCACCCTGCAAAGCAGGCCGGAAAAAAACCAGCTACTTCTGACCAGTCAAAGCAGCAGGCTCCAAAATCAGGCGGCACATTCAATTGCCAATCGTGCAAcag GTCGTTCAACTCAGATGGTGCATTGCAAAGCCATACAAAGGCAAAGCACAGCGCTGCAAAGTGA
- the LOC117635907 gene encoding histone deacetylase HDT1 isoform X4 translates to MEFWGVEVKSGQSVSVEPKNKVVHLSQVCLDDVKKAKGSNPISLFVKTGNHKLVLGILSAEKFPQLPLDFFFGEKFELSHNWKNGSVHFTGYKSLSKGDNSDSEEDVALTVVDNGKPKVSTEDAKKAIKSEQKEASSDDDESDDEEVGADQTKVKFGEGSSEDEDESGDDDDDDADSEDETDDSEEEDEETPKKADVSKKRPAESTKRLANNKKAKFVTPEKTDSKKGSVHIATPHPAKQAGKKPATSDQSKQQAPKSGGTFNCQSCNRSFNSDGALQSHTKAKHSAAK, encoded by the exons ATGGAGTTTTGGG GTGTTGAGGTAAAAAGTGGGCAGTCTGTTTCTGTTGAACCTAAAAATAAGGTCGTGCATCTTTCACAG GTTTGTCTGGATGATGTCAAGAAAGCAAAGGGAAGCAATCCTATTTCACTCTTTGTGAAAACTGGCAATCATAAGCTTGTTCTTGGAATTCTTTCTGCTGAGAAATTCCCCCAGTTgcctttggattttttttttggagagaaATTTGAGCTATCCCATAACTGGAAAAATGGGAGCGTCCACTTCACTGGATATAAGTCTCTGTCGAA AGGTGATAATTCTG ATTCTGAAGAGGATGTAGCACTTACTGTGGTTGATAATG GCAAACCAAAGGTGAGTACTGAGGATGCTAAGAAAGCTATTAAATCTGAGCAAAAGGAAGCTAgtagtgatgatgatgaatctgatgatgaagaagttGGTGCTGATCAG ACCAAGGTCAAGTTTGGGGAAGGTAGCAGTGAAGATGAGGATGAAAGTGGTGATGACGATGATGACGATGCTGATAGTGAAGATGAAACTGATGAcagtgaggaagaagatgaagagacTCCGAAAAAG GCTGATGTGAGCAAGAAGCGACCTGCCGAGTCTACTAAAAGACTTGCTAATAACAAGAAGGCAAAGTTTGTTACCCCTGAAAAGACTG ATAGCAAGAAAGGCAGCGTCCACATAGCAACTCCTCACCCTGCAAAGCAGGCCGGAAAAAAACCAGCTACTTCTGACCAGTCAAAGCAGCAGGCTCCAAAATCAGGCGGCACATTCAATTGCCAATCGTGCAAcag GTCGTTCAACTCAGATGGTGCATTGCAAAGCCATACAAAGGCAAAGCACAGCGCTGCAAAGTGA
- the LOC117635907 gene encoding histone deacetylase HDT1 isoform X3 produces MEFWGVEVKSGQSVSVEPKNKVVHLSQVCLDDVKKAKGSNPISLFVKTGNHKLVLGILSAEKFPQLPLDFFFGEKFELSHNWKNGSVHFTGYKSLSNTGDNSDSEEDVALTVVDNGKPKVSTEDAKKAIKSEQKEASSDDDESDDEEVGADQTKVKFGEGSSEDEDESGDDDDDDADSEDETDDSEEEDEETPKKADVSKKRPAESTKRLANNKKAKFVTPEKTDSKKGSVHIATPHPAKQAGKKPATSDQSKQQAPKSGGTFNCQSCNRSFNSDGALQSHTKAKHSAAK; encoded by the exons ATGGAGTTTTGGG GTGTTGAGGTAAAAAGTGGGCAGTCTGTTTCTGTTGAACCTAAAAATAAGGTCGTGCATCTTTCACAG GTTTGTCTGGATGATGTCAAGAAAGCAAAGGGAAGCAATCCTATTTCACTCTTTGTGAAAACTGGCAATCATAAGCTTGTTCTTGGAATTCTTTCTGCTGAGAAATTCCCCCAGTTgcctttggattttttttttggagagaaATTTGAGCTATCCCATAACTGGAAAAATGGGAGCGTCCACTTCACTGGATATAAGTCTCTGTCGAA CACAGGTGATAATTCTG ATTCTGAAGAGGATGTAGCACTTACTGTGGTTGATAATG GCAAACCAAAGGTGAGTACTGAGGATGCTAAGAAAGCTATTAAATCTGAGCAAAAGGAAGCTAgtagtgatgatgatgaatctgatgatgaagaagttGGTGCTGATCAG ACCAAGGTCAAGTTTGGGGAAGGTAGCAGTGAAGATGAGGATGAAAGTGGTGATGACGATGATGACGATGCTGATAGTGAAGATGAAACTGATGAcagtgaggaagaagatgaagagacTCCGAAAAAG GCTGATGTGAGCAAGAAGCGACCTGCCGAGTCTACTAAAAGACTTGCTAATAACAAGAAGGCAAAGTTTGTTACCCCTGAAAAGACTG ATAGCAAGAAAGGCAGCGTCCACATAGCAACTCCTCACCCTGCAAAGCAGGCCGGAAAAAAACCAGCTACTTCTGACCAGTCAAAGCAGCAGGCTCCAAAATCAGGCGGCACATTCAATTGCCAATCGTGCAAcag GTCGTTCAACTCAGATGGTGCATTGCAAAGCCATACAAAGGCAAAGCACAGCGCTGCAAAGTGA
- the LOC117635907 gene encoding histone deacetylase HDT1 isoform X1, translating to MEFWGVEVKSGQSVSVEPKNKVVHLSQVCLDDVKKAKGSNPISLFVKTGNHKLVLGILSAEKFPQLPLDFFFGEKFELSHNWKNGSVHFTGYKSLSNTGDNSDSEEDVALTVVDNGKPVISGKPKVSTEDAKKAIKSEQKEASSDDDESDDEEVGADQTKVKFGEGSSEDEDESGDDDDDDADSEDETDDSEEEDEETPKKADVSKKRPAESTKRLANNKKAKFVTPEKTDSKKGSVHIATPHPAKQAGKKPATSDQSKQQAPKSGGTFNCQSCNRSFNSDGALQSHTKAKHSAAK from the exons ATGGAGTTTTGGG GTGTTGAGGTAAAAAGTGGGCAGTCTGTTTCTGTTGAACCTAAAAATAAGGTCGTGCATCTTTCACAG GTTTGTCTGGATGATGTCAAGAAAGCAAAGGGAAGCAATCCTATTTCACTCTTTGTGAAAACTGGCAATCATAAGCTTGTTCTTGGAATTCTTTCTGCTGAGAAATTCCCCCAGTTgcctttggattttttttttggagagaaATTTGAGCTATCCCATAACTGGAAAAATGGGAGCGTCCACTTCACTGGATATAAGTCTCTGTCGAA CACAGGTGATAATTCTG ATTCTGAAGAGGATGTAGCACTTACTGTGGTTGATAATG GAAAACCTGTCATATCAGGCAAACCAAAGGTGAGTACTGAGGATGCTAAGAAAGCTATTAAATCTGAGCAAAAGGAAGCTAgtagtgatgatgatgaatctgatgatgaagaagttGGTGCTGATCAG ACCAAGGTCAAGTTTGGGGAAGGTAGCAGTGAAGATGAGGATGAAAGTGGTGATGACGATGATGACGATGCTGATAGTGAAGATGAAACTGATGAcagtgaggaagaagatgaagagacTCCGAAAAAG GCTGATGTGAGCAAGAAGCGACCTGCCGAGTCTACTAAAAGACTTGCTAATAACAAGAAGGCAAAGTTTGTTACCCCTGAAAAGACTG ATAGCAAGAAAGGCAGCGTCCACATAGCAACTCCTCACCCTGCAAAGCAGGCCGGAAAAAAACCAGCTACTTCTGACCAGTCAAAGCAGCAGGCTCCAAAATCAGGCGGCACATTCAATTGCCAATCGTGCAAcag GTCGTTCAACTCAGATGGTGCATTGCAAAGCCATACAAAGGCAAAGCACAGCGCTGCAAAGTGA
- the LOC117635907 gene encoding histone deacetylase HDT3 isoform X5 translates to MEFWGVEVKSGQSVSVEPKNKVVHLSQVCLDDVKKAKGSNPISLFVKTGNHKLVLGILSAEKFPQLPLDFFFGEKFELSHNWKNGSVHFTGYKSLSNTGKPVISGKPKVSTEDAKKAIKSEQKEASSDDDESDDEEVGADQTKVKFGEGSSEDEDESGDDDDDDADSEDETDDSEEEDEETPKKADVSKKRPAESTKRLANNKKAKFVTPEKTDSKKGSVHIATPHPAKQAGKKPATSDQSKQQAPKSGGTFNCQSCNRSFNSDGALQSHTKAKHSAAK, encoded by the exons ATGGAGTTTTGGG GTGTTGAGGTAAAAAGTGGGCAGTCTGTTTCTGTTGAACCTAAAAATAAGGTCGTGCATCTTTCACAG GTTTGTCTGGATGATGTCAAGAAAGCAAAGGGAAGCAATCCTATTTCACTCTTTGTGAAAACTGGCAATCATAAGCTTGTTCTTGGAATTCTTTCTGCTGAGAAATTCCCCCAGTTgcctttggattttttttttggagagaaATTTGAGCTATCCCATAACTGGAAAAATGGGAGCGTCCACTTCACTGGATATAAGTCTCTGTCGAA CACAG GAAAACCTGTCATATCAGGCAAACCAAAGGTGAGTACTGAGGATGCTAAGAAAGCTATTAAATCTGAGCAAAAGGAAGCTAgtagtgatgatgatgaatctgatgatgaagaagttGGTGCTGATCAG ACCAAGGTCAAGTTTGGGGAAGGTAGCAGTGAAGATGAGGATGAAAGTGGTGATGACGATGATGACGATGCTGATAGTGAAGATGAAACTGATGAcagtgaggaagaagatgaagagacTCCGAAAAAG GCTGATGTGAGCAAGAAGCGACCTGCCGAGTCTACTAAAAGACTTGCTAATAACAAGAAGGCAAAGTTTGTTACCCCTGAAAAGACTG ATAGCAAGAAAGGCAGCGTCCACATAGCAACTCCTCACCCTGCAAAGCAGGCCGGAAAAAAACCAGCTACTTCTGACCAGTCAAAGCAGCAGGCTCCAAAATCAGGCGGCACATTCAATTGCCAATCGTGCAAcag GTCGTTCAACTCAGATGGTGCATTGCAAAGCCATACAAAGGCAAAGCACAGCGCTGCAAAGTGA
- the LOC117634703 gene encoding splicing factor U2af small subunit B-like, with translation MAEHLASIFGTEKDRVNCPFYFKIGACRHGDRCSRLHTKPSISPTLLLSNMYQRPDMLTNPGVDPQGQALDPRKIQDNFEDFYEDLFEELSKYGQIESLNICDNLADHMVGNVYVQFREEEHAQAALQNLTGRFYAGRPIIVDFSPVTDFREATCRQYEENVCNRGGYCNFMHLKKISRELRRRLFGRNRRRHSRSRSRSRSPQRHHRGGYQERPHGGRGFGRRGGGGDDDRDHRFHDKARRPRSRSPGRRGRSRSPVGTGGKRNRSPPARESSAERRAKIEQWNREREQVDSGSKYDNNNNNNNDDEWNGYAENSDQYYEDPQQQQQ, from the exons ATGGCGGAGCACTTAGCATCCATCTTCGGCACAGAGAAGGACCGTGTCAACTGTCCCTTCTACTTCAAGATCGGTGCTTGCAGGCATGGCGACCGATGCTCTCGCCTCCACACCAAGCCCAGCATCAGCCCCACCCTTCTGCTTTCCAACATGTACCAGCGGCCCGATATGCTCACCAACCCCGGCGTCGACCCCCAGGGCCAAGCCTTAGACCCTCGAAAGATCCAAGACAACTTCGAG GATTTTTATGAGGATCTGTTTGAGGAGCTGAGCAAGTATGGACAGATCGAGAGCTTGAATATCTGTGATAATTTGGCTGACCACATG GTTGGTAATGTGTACGTTCAGTTCAGGGAGGAAGAACATGCTCAAGCTGCGCTTCAGAATCTCACTGGGAGGTTCTATGCAG GGCGCCCCATCATCGTCGACTTTTCCCCGGTGACGGATTTTCGTGAAGCTACATGTAGGCAGTATGAAGAAAATGTATGCAATCGAGGTGGCTATTGCAACTTCATGCATTTGAAGAAAATTAGCAG GGAGTTGAGGAGGCGATTATTTGGGAGAAACAGGAGAAGGCATAGTCGCAGTCGAAGCAGAAGCCGTAGTCCTCAAAGGCATCATCGTGGTGGTTATCAGGAGCGACCACATGGAGGTCGCGGTTTTGgcagaagaggaggaggaggagatgaTGACAGAGATCATCGTTTCCATGATAAAGCAAGGAGGCCTAGAAGTCGTAGTCCTGGACGTAGAGGAAGAAGTAGAAGCCCTGTGGGCACTGGGGGGAAAAGGAATAGGAGTCCTCCAGCCAGGGAAAGCAGTGCTGAAAGAAGGGCTAAGATCGAGCAATGGAACAGGGAACGGGAACAGGTGGACTCCGGAAGTAAGTATGATAATaacaacaataacaataaTGATGATGAATGGAATGGTTATGCTGAGAACAGCGATCAGTACTACGAAGATcctcagcagcagcagcagtag